A window of Vulpes lagopus strain Blue_001 chromosome 21, ASM1834538v1, whole genome shotgun sequence contains these coding sequences:
- the FAM186B gene encoding protein FAM186B, which translates to MEKVLPLSLIATKGGIESLISLCSTLIEGQKKRTQISKHTFWQNWWEQGPPKSTSYPQPLSPEQMLQDKHTTCMKVSEVKSMLQELLDSTMFNQGEVRAIRYMSAMVENLNKALTLQHKEHSNLEIKYRNLKIEMTQELSSQRLYFQNSLQVLQTKRDALLKQVEILGGKYHDLLLIKHSLEFQLKKAQSARNQAEEVATILVDSRGPPEKETLPKKETITEETQQEHKKEELLLSLPPGSMATAWDSDPRPSASQPLSIMTMQSRIADVYSSKDTEHLQSMLPSSMDHRFPKKWERPVAESPGHQVKDQTDFQKASQEKGGLQMKSHSRVQLSPESSEKVGLESKVERREEELSWERQRQQWLEEQEMWLQRQKKWALLEQEHQEKLHQWEVEEALREQQQRLGQQEKEQGGPRRETGQPGEHVDRVLFMTTRRWRDLEKASLAPPPSRAQSAHPGGRPHLSPRAQQPAPRNQRNLSSAKSAQKPRACQVPTKPKKLASFPVSGTSIQKVSRPPLHVSAVTLKGKVYRMDVEAQRKNLQLLSEEAELGLPHYLRSKALELTTTTMELSMLRLQCLCHRYILYKRFQNLRQEVINHIQVIRETGTTYKAQNLYVFLENIDNLQNFWLQAWTDKQKDVEEKRRECLSSMVTMFPKLQLEWNVHLHTPVVTNPKSRKSKPPPSYLQHTHSCNPSCKQSPEHFPSKHWKCVPLRMARHQENQMEAVWKTDVASSSHPIEKKTPPSLLWDQLGGYPDIPRLLALDVHSSFQKSLRSLKG; encoded by the exons ATGGAAAAGGTGTTACCTCTCTCCCTCATTGCCACCAAAGGAGGCATCGAGTCTCTCATTTCCCTTTGCTCTACTCTCATTGAAGGACAAAAGAAAAGGACACAAA TATCCAAACACACCTTCTGGCAGAACTGGTGGGAACAAGGCCCCCCCAAATCTACATCCtaccctcagccactgagcccagagcagaTGCTGCAGGACAAGCACACTACCTGCATGAAGGTCTCTGAGGTGAAGTCCATGCTGCAGGAGCTCCTGGACTCCACCATGTTCAACCAGGGGGAGGTCAGAGCCATCAGGTACATGTCTGCCATGGTGGAGAACCTCAACAAGGCCCTGACCCTCCAGCACAAGGAGCACAGTAACCTAGAGATCAAATATAGGAACCTGAAAATAGAGATGACCCAGGAACTGAGCAGCCAGCGGCTCTATTTCCAGAATTCCCTCCAAGTTCTCCAGACCAAAAGGGATGCCCTACTAAAGCAGGTAGAGATTCTAGGGGGGAAATACCATGACCTTCTCCTGATCAAGCACTCCTTAGAGTTCCAGCTGAAGAAGGCACAGTCTGCTAGAAACCAGGCAGAAGAAGTGGCCACAATCTTGGTTGACTCCCGGGGACCCCCTGAGAAAGAGACCCTCCCAAAGAAAGAAACCATCACGGAGGAGACCCAACAGGAACACAAGAAGGAGGAGTTGCTTTTGTCCCTGCCCCCAGGTTCCATGGCCACAGCCTGGGACAGTGATCCTAGGCCTTCAGCGTCTCAGCCACTTTCCATCATGACCATGCAGTCTAGGATTGCAGATGTGTACAGCAGCAAGGACACTGAGCATCTCCAGTCCATGTTGCCATCCTCCATGGATCACAGGTTTCCTAAGAAATGGGAAAGACCTGTGGCAGAGAGCCCAGGCCACCAAGTCAAAGACCAGACAGACTTCCAGAAAGCATCCCAGGAGAAGGGAGGCCTCCAAATGAAGTCTCATTCAAGGGTGCAGCTGTCCCCAGAGAGCTCTGAGAAGGTGGGCTTGGAGAGCAAGGTGGAGCGCAGGGAAGAGGAACTcagctgggagaggcagaggcagcagtgGCTGGAGGAGCAGGAGATGTGGCTACAGCGGCAGAAGAAATGGGCCCTGCTGGAGCAGGAGCACCAGGAGAAGCTGCATCAGTGGGAGGTGGAAGAGGCACTGAGAGAGCAGCAGCAGAGGTTGGGCCAGCAGGAGAAAGAGCAAGGGGGCCCACGGAGAGAGACGGGGCAGCCAGGGGAGCACGTGGACAGGGTGCTCTTCATGACCACCAGGCGCTGGAGGGACTTGGAGAAGGCATCCCTGGCGCCTCCCCCAAGCCGGGCCCAGTCTGCTCACCCAGGCGGGAGGCCACACTtgtcccccagggcccagcagccgGCCCCCAGAAACCAGAGGAACCTGAGTTCcgccaagtctgcccagaaaccACGGGCCTGCCAGGTTCCTACCAAACCCAAGAAATTAGCCTCCTTCCCTGTCTCGGGGACATCCATCCAAAAGGTGTCCCGGCCTCCTTTGCACGTATCCGCAGTAACTCTCAAGGGGAAAGTATACCGCATGGACGTGGAAGCCCAGAGGAAGAACCTGCAGCTCCTGAGTGaggaggctgagctggggctgcccCACTACCTGCGCAGCAAGGCGCTGGagctcaccaccaccaccatggagCTGAGCATGCTCCGGCTGCAGTGCCTGTGCCATAGGTACATCCTCTACAAGCGCTTCCAGAACCTCCG ACAGGAAGTGATCAACCACATACAAGTCATCCGAGAAACAGGGACTACCTACAAGGCCCAGAACCTCTATGTCTTCCTCGAAAACATCGACAATCTGCAGAACTTCTGGCTGCAGGCCTGGACAGACAAGCAGAAGGACGTGGAGGAGAAGCGCCGAGAGTGCCTGAGCAGCATGGTGACCATGTTCCCCAAG CTCCAGCTGGAGTGGAATGTTCATCTGCACACTCCTGTGGTCACCAACCCAAAGTCAAGGAAAAGCAAACCACCCCCGTCCTACCTCCAGCACACGCACTCCTGTAACCCGTCCTGCAAGCAGTCCCCAGAGCACTTCCCATCCAAGCACTGGAAATGTGTGCCCCTGCGCATGGCCCG CCATCAGGAGAACCAGATGGAGGCCGTCTGGAAGACTGATGTGGCCTCC